Below is a genomic region from Gillisia sp. Hel_I_86.
GAGACGTATTATAAATAATCGCTTCGTCTAAAAGCACTAAATTTTGATCTACGGCTCCTCCCCTGACGTTAAAACCCGCAGAACCTTCTCCATTATTGGACACTCCTGGCAGAAGCTGAATGGTCTTTATAAGATCGACTTCACCTAATACGGCAGGTGCCAGTTTAATTGTTTCCGCTTTTAAAATAACAACGCCCATTTGAGGCTTCCGAATGTTTAATCTCCCTGAATTTTCAGCTGCTGTAATCACTACCTCATCAAGTGTGCTTGGATCATCTTTAATTTCAATGTTGAGTTTTGTATCTTTATTAAGAAATACCTCTTTTTGTATTTCTTTGTATCCTAAATACGAAACAACCAATATGTATTTTCCTTCTGGCGCCGTTATTGAGTAAAAGCCATATTCATTTGTGGTTGTGCCTATTGTTGTACCTTTTAAATAAACCGTTGTGGCAAACATTGTTTCGCCATTTGTTTCATCGCTAATAGTTCCTCGCAAGGTGTATTCTTCTTGGGCAAATATCATGCTGTTAATTAAAATAAAAAATAATGATGAAAAAGATTTTTTGAACAATTGATTTGAATATTGCATATATAATTTGATTGTTTTAAAATAGATTATTTTGCTTTGTCGGTAATGTCTAAAGGTTTACGCTTGGCTGTGATGCAAGCCAGCCTTATATACTATATTATGAAGGTTATAATTGCCATATTATTGGATGCGGCGTTGTAAATTTATTAGCGATTTACCTCATCCAATAATTTTTGTTTTTTCATAATCTTTAATACTATGTAAATCATCGATGAAGCCAAAGCGCCATAAAACCAGAAGTCATATTCAAATCCAATAGCCTTTCCTTTTACCGTTTTGCCTAAAAAACCAAAAGCCCAAAATATTAGAAACACGGCTGCTAAACCGTTTTTCTCTTTTTTTAATGCCTTTTTTATACTAAATGGATATTTGGCTTTTTGATAATATTTAAATGAGGGTATAAACGCAGGTGTTTTTTTTGCCCAATCCAGATAAGTGTTTCCAAATTTTTGTCTTAAAAAACTTTCTTCGGTATACATTATACGTTCATAATAAAATGCATATAACAAAATGAAGGCTATCACAAACCAAGTGTTATTAGTGAGCAATGCCACGCCAAGCCATATAAAGAAATTACCCAAATATAAAGGATGCCTAACTATTGAATAGATGCCTGTTGTGTTCAGCTCTTCAGCAATTTGCCCTTCTTTTGTATTTCTTCCAGAAGTGTTTATTGGCGTATGAGCCACCGTGACCACCCTTATATACAAGCCAAATAAACTAATGCCAAGCCAGATGTAGTTGAATAATTGCGGTATCGAATTGTCTGTTATCTCATTTTTGTGATATTCTGAATGGATAAATACCGATAGACCGATAACTAAAATAATCAATGGCAAATAACTTCTATTTTTAAATAAAAAGTCGCCTTGTGTTTTCAATTCTTCTTGTAGTGCCATACTTTAATGATTTAAATTCCCTTAAAGAACGACATGTAGATGTACAAGATTATTTGCAGGTTGTCCAGAATGCTTATTCTGCACCAATTATCTTTTTTTTAGCAATAGAATTCTTGAATTGCGTAGGAGTTATTCCTTTGACTTTCTTGAATGTAGCATTAAAAGTGGACTTGGAGCTAAAACCAACTTCTGTTGCCATCCCAAAAAGGGTAAAATGGTCATATTGGTCGTTTTTCAGGTTTTTTACAAACGCTTCAACCCTATATTCATTTACAAAATCTTGAAAACTTTTCTCTAAATGTAAGTTTAGAACTTCAGAAATATACTGTCTGGGAATATTTAATTTTTTTGAGACCTCATGAATCGATAATCTAGAATCCACAAACAATTTTTCTTTTTCCATTGCCTGTATTAAAGCGTTTTTATATTTTTCAATCAATTCAGGCTTTAGGTTAGAGGATTTGTACTTGTTAATCTTGGCATTTGGTATAAGTTCCTTTGGTTTGCTTATGAAATAAAATGTGATAAAATAAAACAAGAATGCAACAACAAGGAGCAAATAGGTATTAAAATCGTCATCATCAGAAAATACAATGGGTGCCAACTCAACCAAATCAAGAACACCATTTATATATGAAATGCTCATTATTAAAACAATAGGGACAACAAAGTACAGAATCCAATTTGCCCTTTTAGTTTTAAGTAAGTTGTATAAAACATATATTAAGTAACCCAAAAACACAAACTCAATTAACGTCTCTATTATTTCTAAAAAATCGTTTTCCCGATCTGAGACAATTTCCAATGTTTCAATTAAAAATGAAAATAAACTGGGCAAGAAAAATAAATAATCCCTTTTTAAAAAAACCTCATTGTCCGATCTAAAATATTTAAAATACAAAAAAAGGAACGTCAGGAATAGCGAACTGTCAAACAGAAACCAATCTGCGCCATCTATAAAAAGGTTGTTATCATCACTACCAATTATGTATAACAGTATAGATACAATACTTCCAAAAAACAGCCAAAAAGTTGCTTTCTTATATTTCTTTTTGGTTCTATAAAAAATAAATAAAATAAAAAGGCCTTGCAGCAAGGCAACAATTTGGATGATTTTAAGCATTTGTTCCGTTTTTTAATGAGCTACCCCACGGCAGAGTCATTGAGGTATTAGAATAGCGTTAATTTATTTTATTGTACTTGGGTGTGTGATTTAAACTCTATTCTTTGTTCCATTCTTTCGGGGGTACCCCCAAAGGAATGGTCGCCAAATCAAGCTTGATCCGTCCTTCAAATTTAATGTATAATTGTTGGATGGTCAAACTCCAATTTTGGATCGGGCTTGTCCATTTTTTCTGAATGTGCTTTGTGGCCAGGGCTTCCAGATCAGAAAAAACATGGATGAGGGCCGGCCCCTTGTGTGCAAAGGCCTCTTTTAGTACAGGTTTTTACATTTTTGAATTGTTCTACGTTCCCGGCTTCTATGTTCATTGCCCCCTCAACTGGCCAAAGTCTATTTTGCTGTCATATTTCCATGACCGGCCCCTGCCTTTTTTCTGCTTCCCAGTAGATTTGTACAAAAGGTCGGCATCATCGCGCAACCGGCTCACCAACCGGAAGCCGCTGTCCTGCAATTTCGCCACAAAACCGAGTTTGGAGAAATAGGCATCGGTCACCAGATATAATTTTTGTTAGACCTATATAACGGGATTTCCCTGGTGAAGCAAAATTGGCAGCCATTCGAAAGCAACTTTCAATATGCTTATAATCAAAATGTTACCCTATTTGTGGAATTATTGTTCTTAATATATTTTGCTAATTTAGAAGTGTTTAAATTATAATTGAACGGAGTATTGAAACCATTATTTATGGTTAAAAAAATTAACCATATTTTTAAAAGAAGCCTATAGGATAATGAATATTTTACTATGATCAGTGCGTTTTTCCTTCTTTTATTTGACGTTTTCTATTAAAAGTAATCCCATTGCAGCCAAAACAACTATCCCCGCGATAAAAAAGGGTAGAGAAAAGCCCCCTGCTATCATCCACGTTCCGAGAAGCGGGCCCAAAATCTGTCCCACACTATTTGCCGATGTCTGAATAGAAATATTGCTGCCGGCATTTTCTTTTGAAAGCAAGGAAACAGCTGAAAGCAGGTTCGGGGTCACCATAGCGCCCCCTACGGCAAATATGATGATTAACCCATAGACATAAAATTCATTGTTAAAAAAGGGAAATGCAATCATAGAAATTCCTGAAAGCAATAATCCGGCTCCAATTTGTTGTTTTACCGTTATAAATTTCTTACCATAAGTCGCAAATACAGGTTGTAATACCGCCATTACACCTCCACAAAGCATAAAAGCCATGCCTATCTGATTAACCGAAAATAACAACTCATCTTTTCCGTAAATCGAAAAAACCGTTTCGAACAAGGTGACCACAAATTGTAAAACAAAGGACAGCAATAAAAGAACAAGAAAATACCTGCTGAAAGAAAACCTGACAATTATTTTCTTTGATACCAACCTATTGAGCCTTGTTGTATTCTTCAACCATTTGGCGGTCATTAGTAAGACAATAAAACCAAAAAAAGCAACCAAAAGAAATGGGACGGAAAAACGATCCAAATGCAGTAGTCCCCATGAAAACTTCCAATGCATGTTTGTCTGGGATAAAAAGCCGCCAAGAACTGGACCAAAGATAATTCCCGAACTCAGCGCAACCCCAGACCAGGCCATTATCTTTGTCCTTCGTTCTTCGGAAGTGATATCACTAAGGTAAGCGTTGCTCACAGGAATAACAGCCGATGTGAATATCCCCCCAAGGATACGGGCTATATAGAGCATGGCAAGGGAGGTCGCCAGCCCGGTGAGCAATTGCATTATAATAAAACCGATCAGCCCCGTGATGATAATGGGTTTACGGCCGTATTTATCGGACAGCCTGCCCCAAAGTACCACGAAAAGAAGCTGAAAGAGAGGATATATACTGGTGAGTAGGCCAATATGAAAGTTGATCGAATCACGATCCAGGTTATCTTCTAAAGCAAGCCTTTCGGTATAGTAGGGAAGGGTGGGCAATAAAATGCCATATCCCAGCATGACCAAAAATAAGCTCAGCAGGATTAAAAATATCCTGCCGAGCTTTCTTTTTTTATCCATTATTTCTTTCCGATTTTATTTTTCAATAATTGGGCGTTAATAGCAACTATAATGGTACTTAAACTCATAAATACGGCGGCTACCGCAGGTCCCAGTACAAATCCGGTAGAGTATAAAACCCCGGCGGCCAAAGGAATGGCGACAATATTATAGCCGGTAGCCCAAATGAGGTTTTGGATCATCTTGTTATAGGTGGCCTTACCAAATAATATTAAATTGGCAATATCTTTTGGGTTGCTGTTCACCAAAATAATATCGGCAGTCTCTGCGGCAATATCAGAACCGGAACCTACGGCAACACCAACATTTGCCTGTGCCAGGGCTGGAGCATCGTTTACCCCATCTCCCGTCATCGCAACAAATTCCCCTTTCCCTTGAAGTTCTTTAACAATCTCTACTTTTTGATGTGGCAATACTTCGGCATAATAACCGTCCAAACCAAGTTTATCACTTACGGCTTTGGCGGTTTTTTCATTATCCCCGGTAGCCATGTATACTCTAATATTGTTCTTTTTAAAGGTTTTTATAGCTTCTGCAGATTCTGGCCTGATTTCATCCGAAAGGGCTATGTATCCTGCCAGTTTTCCTTCAATCAAAACAAATACCACCGTTTCGGCGGCATCGCTGTAAGCATCCTCGGGAATGCTTATTTTCTCGTCCCTTAAATATCCTGGGCTTACCACTTTTATTTGTTTCCCTTCCACATCCGCTTCCACGCCTTTGCCCGTAATGGCATTGAAATTTTCCGGTTTTGGGATGGCCACGTTATCTGCCTTCACTTTTTTAATGATCCCAACAGCGATGGGATGTTCAGAGCTTTGTTCCAAAGCACTTGCCAGCCGTAATATTTCACCTTTTGAGAATTTTTCATTTACAGATTCAATACGGGTCACCCCAAAATCACCTTTGGTAAGGGTTCCGGTCTTGTCGAATAATAATGCCGAAATTTTACGGGATTCTTCAAATGCGGTCCGGTTACGGATCAATAAGCCATTCTGCGCGGAAACCGCGGTTGAAATCGCCACTACCAATGGAATGGCCAAACCAAGGGCGTGGGGACAGGCAATGACCATAACCGTAACCATTCTTTCCAATGCATATACAAATGGAAACCCTAGGATTAGCCAAACTGCCAATGTACCAAAACCAATGGCCAGTGCAATGTAGGTAAGCCATTTTGCTGCCCTATCCGATAGGTTTTGCATTTTTGATTTGGTGCGTTGTGCCTCATCGACCATTTTAATGACCTTGTTGAGGTAGCTGTCCTTGCCTGTATGCTTGACCCTGACCCTTAAAGTGCTGTTGCCATTAATGGAACCTCCAATAACTGTATTGTCCAATTCTTTTTTTACAGGTTTTGATTCCCCCGTTAGCATAGATTCGTTAAGGTAACTGGAACCTTCGGTAATAATACCATCTGCCGGTACTTTTTCCCCCGGTTTAATAAGGATTATGTCCCCTTTTGTAAGCTCATCCAGTTTCACGTCTTCAATGGTATCCCCAACAACTTTGTGCGCTTCTGAGGGGAGCATGCTTACCAACAATTGCAAGGCTTTCGAGGCACCCAAAACCGATTTCATTTCTAACCAGTGCCCCAAGAGCATAATGACAATAAGCGTACTCAATTCCCAAAAGAAATCTTCGCCTTTCAAGCCAAATACGGTCGCCGTACTGTAAAAATAGGCAACACTGATGGCCATCGAGATGAGTGTCATCATTCCCGGACCTTTTGATTTTATTTCGTTGTAAAATCCTTTTAAGAAGGGCCAGCCGCCCCAGAAATAAACAAAAGAAGAGAGTATAAACAAGATATAGGGATTGCCAGGCAATAAAAATGTATATCCAAAAAATTCCTGTATCATTGGTGAGAAGAACAGGATTGGAATGGTAAATATTGTTGATATCCAGAATCGCTTTCTGAAATCGGCGACCATCATTTTGTGGTGGTCGTGCCCTGCCATCCCCATTGGTACATTGCCTCCATGATCGGAATGATCCATTTTAGAGTGGTCCATCTTGGAACGGTCTTCTTTGGCCATAGCATCATCATGCCCGTGTTTGGTTTTTTCGACCAAATAATCTTTTAACTGTTCTTCTTTTTTCTTCGCTTCTTCTTTTGCGGAATCCTTTGCGTTTCCATTTTTGCCGTGTTTGTGGCCATGATGTTTGTGATCTTCGTGATTTTCCATAGTTCTCTGTTTTTTAAAGGTTAGGGTATGTTAAATTATGTTTTTTTTAGGTGTCCCGAAAGTATTTTGGCAATGCTATAATTGCAATACCATCGTTTATCTGTCGGAATGATATGCCAAGGATGCTGGCTACAGCTCTCTATCACCATGTATATGTATTCTCTTTCAACTCAGCGGGTGCTTTGCTATCCGCTACCGAATATTTCCATTTCTTGCTCGGGTTGGTTTTCCGCTCTTCCGGTTTTTTCTTTTGTTCTTCTTCATAAATATGAAGAAAGGATTTCAATACGTGAATATTATTTCTAATCAGGTGGTCTTCGAGTTCATTTATTAATTGGCAGCGGTGCTGAATGTCCTCCTTTCTTAGCGATTCGTTTAATGCAGGAACAAGTATGTTTTCATAATAAGAACGATTAAACACTCCAATCCTGCTCTTCCCCGGAATATACGGATATATCCTCCATAAAAAATCGTGCTCTGGTTCCCGGCCAATCGGCGCTTTAAACGAAGTTACATGCACTCCCTTAGGGATCATGCTG
It encodes:
- a CDS encoding MFS transporter — protein: MDKKRKLGRIFLILLSLFLVMLGYGILLPTLPYYTERLALEDNLDRDSINFHIGLLTSIYPLFQLLFVVLWGRLSDKYGRKPIIITGLIGFIIMQLLTGLATSLAMLYIARILGGIFTSAVIPVSNAYLSDITSEERRTKIMAWSGVALSSGIIFGPVLGGFLSQTNMHWKFSWGLLHLDRFSVPFLLVAFFGFIVLLMTAKWLKNTTRLNRLVSKKIIVRFSFSRYFLVLLLLSFVLQFVVTLFETVFSIYGKDELLFSVNQIGMAFMLCGGVMAVLQPVFATYGKKFITVKQQIGAGLLLSGISMIAFPFFNNEFYVYGLIIIFAVGGAMVTPNLLSAVSLLSKENAGSNISIQTSANSVGQILGPLLGTWMIAGGFSLPFFIAGIVVLAAMGLLLIENVK
- a CDS encoding copper-translocating P-type ATPase → MENHEDHKHHGHKHGKNGNAKDSAKEEAKKKEEQLKDYLVEKTKHGHDDAMAKEDRSKMDHSKMDHSDHGGNVPMGMAGHDHHKMMVADFRKRFWISTIFTIPILFFSPMIQEFFGYTFLLPGNPYILFILSSFVYFWGGWPFLKGFYNEIKSKGPGMMTLISMAISVAYFYSTATVFGLKGEDFFWELSTLIVIMLLGHWLEMKSVLGASKALQLLVSMLPSEAHKVVGDTIEDVKLDELTKGDIILIKPGEKVPADGIITEGSSYLNESMLTGESKPVKKELDNTVIGGSINGNSTLRVRVKHTGKDSYLNKVIKMVDEAQRTKSKMQNLSDRAAKWLTYIALAIGFGTLAVWLILGFPFVYALERMVTVMVIACPHALGLAIPLVVAISTAVSAQNGLLIRNRTAFEESRKISALLFDKTGTLTKGDFGVTRIESVNEKFSKGEILRLASALEQSSEHPIAVGIIKKVKADNVAIPKPENFNAITGKGVEADVEGKQIKVVSPGYLRDEKISIPEDAYSDAAETVVFVLIEGKLAGYIALSDEIRPESAEAIKTFKKNNIRVYMATGDNEKTAKAVSDKLGLDGYYAEVLPHQKVEIVKELQGKGEFVAMTGDGVNDAPALAQANVGVAVGSGSDIAAETADIILVNSNPKDIANLILFGKATYNKMIQNLIWATGYNIVAIPLAAGVLYSTGFVLGPAVAAVFMSLSTIIVAINAQLLKNKIGKK
- a CDS encoding methyltransferase family protein — encoded protein: MALQEELKTQGDFLFKNRSYLPLIILVIGLSVFIHSEYHKNEITDNSIPQLFNYIWLGISLFGLYIRVVTVAHTPINTSGRNTKEGQIAEELNTTGIYSIVRHPLYLGNFFIWLGVALLTNNTWFVIAFILLYAFYYERIMYTEESFLRQKFGNTYLDWAKKTPAFIPSFKYYQKAKYPFSIKKALKKEKNGLAAVFLIFWAFGFLGKTVKGKAIGFEYDFWFYGALASSMIYIVLKIMKKQKLLDEVNR
- a CDS encoding helix-turn-helix domain-containing protein, encoding MLKIIQIVALLQGLFILFIFYRTKKKYKKATFWLFFGSIVSILLYIIGSDDNNLFIDGADWFLFDSSLFLTFLFLYFKYFRSDNEVFLKRDYLFFLPSLFSFLIETLEIVSDRENDFLEIIETLIEFVFLGYLIYVLYNLLKTKRANWILYFVVPIVLIMSISYINGVLDLVELAPIVFSDDDDFNTYLLLVVAFLFYFITFYFISKPKELIPNAKINKYKSSNLKPELIEKYKNALIQAMEKEKLFVDSRLSIHEVSKKLNIPRQYISEVLNLHLEKSFQDFVNEYRVEAFVKNLKNDQYDHFTLFGMATEVGFSSKSTFNATFKKVKGITPTQFKNSIAKKKIIGAE
- a CDS encoding polyphosphate kinase yields the protein MTKLKNIPTFPAETFFKKECEKELKKIKKGLFSLQNKFYADGRYGLLIILQGIDTSGKDGTAHHAFSSMIPKGVHVTSFKAPIGREPEHDFLWRIYPYIPGKSRIGVFNRSYYENILVPALNESLRKEDIQHRCQLINELEDHLIRNNIHVLKSFLHIYEEEQKKKPEERKTNPSKKWKYSVADSKAPAELKENTYTW